A genomic region of Metopolophium dirhodum isolate CAU chromosome 1, ASM1992520v1, whole genome shotgun sequence contains the following coding sequences:
- the LOC132932506 gene encoding uncharacterized protein LOC132932506 — protein MTDDNSTPKAPSYNTLFEEVRALTERLQALESASSAQQLPIQNNVSSAAASIGYRILPDVGTSIWSFTGHESSSQAEDWISSVDGMAQVNQWPLRHRLQYVRSHISQAARSWYLLEEFRDWDTFVRRFKTTFVRTLRKADLWRELEARIQEPNEPTIDYFYAKLGLCHSLDLTFADTREYVVEGLRSQALTDWVYSRTHLNRDDLLSDIRDWERMRAKRKEKFEAAGSTFSKPRKPKATTEQPSAKSTSVAPAVLPKTTSGAVAGPNLTELKTDASRDRPTIYCYNCRGTGHISKDCPKPRRPMKCSNCSSNQHTRGRCPEVAERSEVASAADHAYRVDASSSTRPKNPFSKTVLVNGHAVTGLIDSGSSAVLIRLSIARECGIDVRDAVCPLYTVGNADQPGATTIGEGFANVTVDEVLGADHVLKVVPDNAIPVDVLVGRTWLNLPHVNYSKQAGEIVFESNSCVSVDALAKTYVAGDDKIYVAETEQQPPTKEPITVDDVVFDANVTEVQRESLIELLNEYRDAFAKNIKELGCTNVISMDITEIPDSTPVNLKPYRTSPSDRRLIADTIRDWKEAGIVSDSTSQYASPVLLVSKSSGEKRLCVDYRRLNQQTMNQPYPMPDVDSQLGALSHGVIFTFLDLSNGFLQVPLTPAAKDKTAFVTEESTAKFERMPFGLKGAPGTFQKMMGIVFENLKKDGVLSKVSIWTTSYYRRKIGS, from the coding sequence ATGACGGACGACAATTCAACACCGAAGGCTCCTTCGTACAACACATTGTTTGAGGAAGTGCGCGCGTTGACCGAAAGGTTACAAGCACTCGAAAGTGCCTCCTCTGCACAACAGCTgcctatacaaaataatgtctCCTCAGCCGCCGCCTCAATCGGCTACCGCATACTCCCGGATGTGGGAACGTCCATCTGGTCGTTCACCGGACACGAGTCGAGCAGCCAAGCGGAGGATTGGATCAGCTCTGTGGACGGGATGGCTCAGGTCAACCAGTGGCCCTTACGACACCGTTTGCAATACGTTCGATCGCACATCTCGCAAGCCGCGCGGAGTTGGTACCTGTTGGAAGAGTTCCGGGATTGGGACACCTTCGTCCGGAGGTTCAAAACCACGTTCGTACGCACGTTGCGTAAGGCCGATCTGTGGCGCGAACTCGAAGCCCGAATTCAAGAGCCGAACGAGCCCACCATTGATTATTTCTATGCAAAACTCGGGTTGTGCCACTCGCTCGATTTGACGTTCGCTGATACGCGGGAATACGTCGTCGAGGGACTGAGGTCGCAAGCCCTGACCGACTGGGTCTACAGTCGTACTCACCTCAACCGCGACGATCTCTTATCGGACATTCGAGATTGGGAACGTATGCGCGCCAAGAGAAAAGAAAAGTTCGAGGCCGCCGGGTCGACGTTTTCCAAACCCCGTAAACCGAAGGCCACCACCGAACAGCCTAGTGCGAAATCGACTAGCGTCGCACCCGCTGTTCTGCCGAAAACGACGTCTGGCGCGGTCGctggacctaacctaaccgaactGAAAACGGACGCGTCGAGGGACCGTCCGAcgatttattgttataattgccGTGGTACGGGACATATCAGTAAGGATTGCCCGAAACCAAGACGACCGATGAAGTGTTCTAACTGTAGCTCCAATCAGCACACACGCGGCCGATGCCCGGAGGTCGCTGAACGTTCTGAGGTCGCGTCCGCCGCCGATCATGCGTACCGCGTCGACGCAAGTTCGAGCACAAGGCCGAAAAATCCGTTTTCAAAAACCGTGTTGGTTAATGGACATGCCGTAACCGGCCTGATCGACTCGGGCAGCTCCGCTGTGTTGATACGTTTATCGATAGCCCGCGAGTGCGGTATCGACGTACGCGACGCCGTGTGTCCACTGTACACCGTAGGAAATGCCGATCAACCTGGTGCGACGACGATCGGCGAAGGCTTCGCCAACGTCACCGTCGACGAGGTGCTGGGAGCTGACCACGTTCTGAAGGTTGTGCCTGACAACGCGATACCTGTTGACGTGTTGGTCGGTCGCACATGGCTTAACCTCCCGCACGTAAATTACTCAAAACAAGCGggtgaaattgtttttgaatcaaacAGCTGCGTGTCCGTCGACGCACTCGCCAAGACGTATGTCGCCGGCGACGACAAAATCTACGTCGCGGAAACCGAACAGCAGCCGCCCACGAAGGAACCCATCACAGTCGACGACGTTGTGTTCGACGCCAACGTGACGGAGGTTCAACGCGAATCGCTGATCGAGCTACTAAACGAATATCGCGACGCCTTCGCGAAAAATATTAAGGAGCTCGGCTGTACGAATGTAATTTCGATGGACATCACGGAAATTCCTGATAGCACTCCGGTTAATCTCAAGCCATATCGAACGTCACCCTCCGACCGCCGCTTGATCGCTGACACGATTCGAGACTGGAAGGAAGCAGGTATCGTGAGCGACTCGACCTCCCAGTACGCCAGCCCAGTGCTCCTCGTTAGTAAGTCGTCGGGTGAAAAGCGACTATGTGTAGATTACCGACGTCTGAACCAACAAACCATGAACCAGCCGTACCCAATGCCCGACGTGGATTCGCAGCTCGGTGCACTGTCTCACGGCGTGATTTTTACATTCCTGGATTTATCCAACGGATTTCTGCAAGTGCCGCTTACCCCCGCGGCCAAAGATAAAACAGCGTTCGTCACCGAAGAGTCGACCGCCAAGTTTGAGCGCATGCCTTTTGGGTTAAAGGGTGCGCCGGGGACGTTCCAGAAAATGATGGGAATCGTGTTCGAAAATTTGAAGAAGGACGGAGTTTTGAGTAAAGTAAGTATTTGGACGACATCATACTACCGTCGAAAAATTGGGAGCTGA
- the LOC132932507 gene encoding uncharacterized protein LOC132932507, translating into MRNEINGIEVQKLKTPGVASCLKAYCSYTPNDLNTLENAAWDSAMDDEDNKNFMSNNTIKKYYLIVNNSASTDLDAIHVVGAGATEAVSKNRKITIELTRVVWKMPIIRVSDKEKLRLIKVVDSCKTLSCAFRTWDLCEYPILPRNTLHSWTVKSSNLLEKPRFVLFGLQTDRKKNIEIDAGRFDHCQLKNLKVHLNSEVYPYEDFHAHFKNNITSILYKAYADFQKSYYEKEYSEP; encoded by the exons ATGCGCAATGAAATAAACGGAATAGaagttcaaaaattaaaaacacctgGAGTTGCATCTTGCTTGAAAGCATATTGTTCGTATACTCCAAACGATTTGAATACGTTAGAGAACGCTGCTTGGGACTCGGCGATGGATGATGaagataataaaaactttatgagCAACAAT actataaaaaaatattacttaattgtaAACAACAGCGCATCTACCGACCTGGATGCGATACACGTTGTTGGCGCGGGCGCAACTGAAGCagtttcaaaaaatagaaaaattacaattgaacTTACTAGGGTAGTGTGGAAGATGCCTATTATCAGAGTTagtgataaagaaaaattaaggttgATAAAAGTGGTAGATTCATGTAAAACACTATCATGTGCGTTCAGAACCTGGGATCTCTGCGAATATCCTATTCTTCCTAGAAATACCTTACATTCGTGGACGGTAAAGTCCAGCAACTTATTAGAAAAACCGAGGTTTGTGTTATTCGGATTACAAacagatcgaaaaaaaaatattgaaatagacGCTGGACGCTTTGATCACTGtcaactaaaaaatcttaaggTTCACTTAAATTCTGAAGTGTATCCATATGAAGACTTTCATgctcattttaaaaataatataactagtatACTGTATAAGGCCTATGCAGActttcaaaaatcatattatgagaAAGAGTATAGTGAACCTTaa